The following are encoded together in the Adhaeribacter arboris genome:
- a CDS encoding outer membrane beta-barrel protein: MKRMYHILNSFFLIPLIIKRKFTEVLLLFSVSFIGVPSAFFGLILLANAHQAMGQSTLRGYIRDPAGKGLPYVSTGLLMASDSKLVKGALTNEEGAFEFTGVAGGQYIISANMVGYASFTSAVIAVDQVLITVPQITLNPLIKNLKEVTVTTKRPFVEQKIDRMVVNVANSIISSGSTALEVLEKAPGVTVDRQNDQLRLRGKEGVIVQMDGRQTYLSMADVVALLRTMPSDNIDRIELITNPSAKYDAAGNSGIIDIRLKKNNEVGTNGSLSVGAGAGKYDREQGSGQLNHRTPKFNLFGSYSANRGGNYWDFDVLRNQADGQQRNLVNSESYIRFKTRGHNVKAGLDYALNQNTTLGLVWTGLWNNNQEKSPAAVSFRRQEAEPPYLQTLTQKTLSTISSNQAINLNWQHRFQNKGGQLTADIDLGHFDRDFTNALATETLFSQDSIPAPRGLFTQMPTSIDIKTFKADYNRSLGNDWQLEVGFKGSYVYSNNNLTLLNGELSNLQMDSTLSSHFKYTERVKAVYANFTGKLGVKTNLQIGLRGEQTHSEGHSITLNQVVKRNYLNLFPSVFLSQTLSAKHTLAFSYSYRIDRPNYQNLNPARAYLDPYTYSQGSPYLQPQYTHSLELKHGFDNKVFTALGASYIHDLVFYVLQPVTGNTSERVPENIGKSQAYNVTITLPVTVRQGWTLQTTMMGIYSQFQYNYQDTPLRVKQISGRLNGSNAFTLGKGWTAEVTGWLNTPAVDALWRSPWLGSFDTGLQKALGSRWKAKLSVQDVLHTNQIKGKIRTANYTSDICIRFDSRIAMFNLTYAFGNQQLKSNRPRKTSSEEEMQRTN, translated from the coding sequence ATGAAAAGAATGTATCATATCTTAAATAGTTTTTTTCTTATCCCGTTAATAATAAAGAGAAAATTCACCGAAGTCTTACTGCTTTTTAGTGTTTCTTTTATCGGGGTTCCATCTGCTTTTTTTGGATTAATATTACTGGCTAATGCGCACCAAGCAATGGGCCAAAGTACTCTCCGAGGATATATCCGGGATCCGGCGGGCAAAGGCTTACCCTACGTAAGTACCGGACTTTTAATGGCCTCTGATTCTAAATTAGTAAAGGGGGCCTTAACCAACGAAGAAGGCGCTTTTGAATTTACGGGTGTCGCCGGGGGACAATACATCATCTCGGCGAATATGGTAGGTTATGCTTCTTTCACCTCTGCGGTTATCGCCGTCGACCAAGTCTTGATTACCGTACCCCAAATAACTTTAAACCCATTAATTAAAAATTTAAAAGAAGTTACCGTTACCACCAAAAGGCCTTTTGTAGAACAGAAAATAGACCGGATGGTAGTGAACGTAGCAAACAGCATTATTAGTAGCGGAAGCACCGCACTGGAAGTACTCGAAAAAGCCCCGGGAGTAACCGTAGACCGGCAAAACGACCAGTTACGGCTTCGCGGCAAAGAAGGCGTGATCGTGCAGATGGATGGCCGGCAAACCTACCTTTCCATGGCCGATGTGGTGGCTCTCTTACGAACCATGCCCAGCGACAATATCGACCGCATTGAGTTAATCACCAACCCATCGGCCAAGTACGATGCCGCCGGCAATTCCGGCATTATCGATATCCGGCTGAAAAAGAATAACGAGGTAGGCACCAATGGCTCTCTTTCGGTAGGAGCGGGCGCGGGGAAATATGACCGGGAGCAAGGTAGTGGACAATTAAATCACCGCACGCCTAAGTTCAATCTTTTTGGGAGCTACAGTGCCAATCGGGGAGGCAACTACTGGGACTTCGACGTGCTGCGGAATCAGGCCGATGGCCAGCAGCGCAATCTGGTTAACAGCGAATCTTATATCCGGTTTAAAACCCGAGGGCATAATGTTAAAGCAGGATTAGATTATGCCCTTAACCAGAATACGACTTTAGGGTTGGTATGGACCGGCTTATGGAACAACAACCAAGAAAAGAGCCCGGCAGCAGTATCTTTCCGCCGTCAGGAAGCAGAACCGCCTTACCTGCAAACACTCACCCAAAAAACGTTGTCGACCATTTCTTCGAATCAAGCCATTAACCTAAACTGGCAGCACCGTTTCCAGAACAAAGGGGGCCAGCTAACCGCGGATATTGACTTGGGGCATTTTGACCGGGATTTTACAAACGCGTTAGCAACCGAAACCTTGTTCTCCCAAGATTCTATCCCTGCTCCTAGAGGCTTGTTTACCCAAATGCCCACTTCCATTGACATTAAAACCTTTAAGGCCGATTATAATCGTTCCTTGGGGAATGATTGGCAGCTAGAAGTTGGTTTTAAAGGCAGTTATGTTTATTCTAACAATAACCTAACCTTGCTGAACGGGGAGTTAAGCAACTTACAGATGGATTCAACTTTATCGAGCCATTTTAAATATACGGAGCGGGTAAAAGCCGTTTATGCCAATTTTACCGGCAAGTTAGGCGTAAAAACAAACTTGCAGATTGGCTTACGCGGTGAGCAAACCCATTCCGAAGGCCATTCTATAACCCTCAACCAGGTAGTAAAAAGAAATTACCTGAATTTATTCCCCAGCGTTTTTCTTTCCCAAACCCTATCTGCCAAACACACGCTGGCCTTTTCTTACAGCTACCGCATTGACCGCCCCAACTACCAGAACTTAAATCCGGCCCGTGCTTACCTGGACCCTTACACTTACAGCCAGGGAAGCCCTTACTTGCAACCGCAGTATACGCACTCCCTAGAGCTGAAACATGGCTTTGATAACAAGGTATTTACCGCTTTGGGGGCCAGTTACATCCATGACCTGGTTTTCTATGTTCTCCAACCCGTAACCGGCAACACTTCGGAACGGGTACCGGAAAATATTGGCAAATCGCAGGCCTATAACGTAACTATTACTTTACCAGTAACCGTACGGCAAGGTTGGACACTGCAAACGACAATGATGGGAATTTATAGCCAGTTTCAGTACAACTATCAAGACACCCCGTTGCGGGTAAAACAAATATCCGGCAGGCTGAATGGTTCTAATGCCTTTACATTAGGTAAAGGCTGGACCGCAGAAGTAACCGGCTGGCTGAATACCCCCGCCGTAGATGCCTTGTGGCGCTCTCCGTGGCTGGGTTCCTTTGATACCGGGCTGCAAAAAGCATTGGGCTCCCGCTGGAAAGCGAAATTAAGCGTACAGGATGTTTTACATACCAATCAAATAAAAGGAAAGATCCGGACGGCTAACTATACGAGTGATATTTGCATCCGATTTGACTCCCGCATCGCCATGTTCAACCTAACCTACGCCTTTGGCAATCAACAACTCAAAAGTAATCGCCCGCGCAAAACCAGTTCCGAAGAAGAGATGCAGCGTACGAATTAA
- a CDS encoding ABC transporter permease, whose amino-acid sequence MLTTYLKIAKRILWRHKAFSLINILGLALGITAFILILEYVSFERSFNRFHTNLPTLYRLQLQDRDGEFGINIAPAVAPLVQQQFPEVRAFCRVAEQAANGLVTFAGAKKESVAQSFRENEIAYADASFFTLFTFPLVQGQAATALQAPNTVALSQTQARKYFGNKSAMGQVITLNNQFGKTLYTVTAVYADMPQNSDLRFDAIFSLITLANPANLNGNGWARLDGFDGTFLTTFFQVSPGTNYQTLAAKLNALAKKMNPANEDRFWLQPTGNLHLATSLSDPLRVSGSLGFVYLLEGIAGLILIIAWFNYVNLSTAGALKRAKEVGIRKVIGARSGQLIRQFLGESLFINLLGFSLALGLVVLLQSPFNKLIKKELTFGVLQADNYWLIGLGLLLAGALASGIYVAFTLVSFKPVQTLKGTPRMSRGQWLRKSLVIGQFSASVVLMIATLVLYRQLQFMQDQDLGFELSQRLVIQSPQVGEEAAITTRTAVLEQQLSQLPYVKNFCQSGIVPGNFYNFGANGIARPGAPADDSKKGYSMGIIDDRYVPTYGIALAAGRNFNHQETSLGWEKSAKLMLNETAARQLGFTSAAAAVGQTVSWGQAYQVVGVMRDYHHQGLREAIDPIIFLPRRSVGYLTVQLTPGNMSRKMAELEKLYRASYPGNPFEFFFLDERYNEQYQQEQQYGQVFTVASALAIFIACLGLFGLVAFTTEQRTKEIGIRKVLGASVANILGLISRDFLKLVVLANLLAWPIAWWGMHRWLQDFEYRITITWPIFAVAGALAILIALLTISVQAIKASLANPVNSLRSE is encoded by the coding sequence ATGCTGACTACCTACCTCAAAATTGCCAAACGCATTTTATGGCGCCACAAAGCTTTCTCGCTGATAAATATTCTGGGCTTAGCGCTAGGCATTACGGCTTTTATTTTAATACTGGAGTACGTCAGTTTTGAACGCAGTTTTAACCGTTTTCATACAAATTTGCCTACCCTCTACCGACTGCAGCTGCAAGATCGCGATGGCGAGTTTGGCATTAATATCGCTCCCGCCGTAGCACCGCTCGTGCAACAGCAATTTCCGGAAGTTCGGGCTTTCTGTCGCGTGGCCGAACAAGCGGCTAATGGTTTGGTTACCTTCGCCGGTGCTAAAAAAGAAAGTGTTGCGCAATCGTTCCGCGAAAACGAGATAGCCTACGCCGATGCGAGTTTTTTTACCTTATTCACTTTCCCGCTGGTGCAGGGCCAAGCTGCTACCGCGCTGCAAGCCCCCAATACGGTAGCTTTATCGCAAACCCAAGCCCGCAAATATTTTGGAAATAAGTCGGCCATGGGGCAAGTAATAACCCTTAACAATCAGTTCGGGAAAACCTTATACACGGTTACCGCCGTGTACGCCGATATGCCGCAGAATTCCGATCTGCGTTTCGATGCAATTTTCTCGCTTATTACGCTGGCCAACCCGGCGAACCTAAACGGCAACGGGTGGGCCCGTTTAGATGGCTTCGACGGTACTTTTTTAACTACTTTTTTTCAGGTAAGCCCCGGTACCAATTACCAGACGCTCGCCGCTAAACTTAATGCGCTGGCTAAAAAAATGAACCCTGCCAACGAAGACCGGTTCTGGCTGCAACCAACCGGTAACCTGCACCTGGCAACGTCGCTGAGCGATCCACTGCGGGTTAGTGGCAGTTTGGGTTTTGTGTATTTGCTGGAAGGCATTGCCGGGTTAATTTTAATTATTGCCTGGTTTAACTACGTAAACTTATCCACGGCCGGCGCATTAAAACGCGCCAAAGAAGTAGGCATCCGGAAAGTAATCGGGGCCCGTTCCGGCCAATTAATCCGGCAATTTTTAGGTGAATCGTTATTTATAAATCTGCTGGGATTTTCTCTGGCGCTCGGGTTAGTCGTTTTGCTGCAAAGCCCTTTCAACAAACTGATAAAAAAAGAACTAACCTTTGGTGTCTTGCAAGCGGATAATTACTGGCTGATTGGTTTAGGGTTATTGCTGGCCGGCGCACTGGCTTCGGGCATTTACGTGGCTTTTACGCTGGTATCGTTTAAGCCGGTGCAAACTTTAAAAGGTACTCCCCGGATGAGTCGTGGCCAATGGCTGCGTAAATCTTTGGTGATAGGGCAGTTCAGCGCCTCGGTAGTGCTAATGATTGCTACCCTGGTATTGTATCGCCAGTTACAGTTTATGCAAGACCAGGATTTAGGCTTTGAACTTAGCCAGCGTTTGGTTATTCAAAGTCCGCAGGTAGGCGAAGAAGCGGCCATTACTACGCGTACCGCCGTGCTGGAACAACAGTTAAGTCAGTTGCCCTACGTAAAAAATTTCTGCCAGAGCGGCATTGTACCGGGTAACTTTTATAATTTCGGCGCCAACGGCATTGCCCGGCCCGGCGCTCCCGCCGACGATAGTAAAAAAGGCTACTCCATGGGCATTATCGATGATCGTTATGTGCCAACGTACGGCATTGCTTTAGCCGCCGGGCGCAACTTTAATCACCAGGAAACCAGTTTAGGCTGGGAGAAAAGCGCCAAACTAATGCTCAACGAAACCGCTGCCCGGCAATTAGGTTTTACTTCGGCGGCGGCGGCCGTGGGCCAAACGGTTAGCTGGGGGCAAGCCTACCAGGTGGTAGGAGTGATGCGCGATTACCACCACCAAGGCTTACGCGAAGCCATTGACCCTATCATTTTTCTGCCCCGGCGTTCGGTTGGTTACCTGACGGTGCAACTTACCCCCGGTAACATGTCCCGCAAAATGGCCGAACTCGAAAAACTATACCGGGCCAGTTACCCCGGCAATCCCTTCGAATTTTTCTTTTTAGACGAACGCTATAACGAGCAATACCAACAAGAGCAGCAATACGGGCAAGTATTTACCGTGGCTTCGGCGCTGGCTATTTTTATTGCTTGTTTAGGTTTGTTTGGTTTAGTAGCTTTTACCACGGAGCAGCGTACCAAAGAAATCGGCATTCGCAAAGTGCTGGGCGCTTCGGTGGCGAACATTCTGGGCTTAATCTCGCGGGATTTTTTAAAATTAGTGGTGCTGGCCAACTTGCTGGCCTGGCCCATTGCCTGGTGGGGTATGCACCGCTGGTTGCAAGATTTTGAATACCGGATAACTATTACCTGGCCTATCTTTGCGGTAGCCGGGGCTTTAGCCATACTTATTGCTTTGCTTACCATCAGTGTGCAAGCCATCAAAGCCAGTTTAGCCAACCCGGTAAACTCCCTCCGGAGTGAGTAA